From a single Lineus longissimus chromosome 16, tnLinLong1.2, whole genome shotgun sequence genomic region:
- the LOC135500170 gene encoding uncharacterized protein K02A2.6-like has translation MLVQKQNGVKRVISYASRSLSRVERRYSQTEKEALGIVWLCERFHAYVYGIHFEIATDHKPLLYIYAPKSKPCARVERWVLRLQSYDFTIKHIPGKQMVADALSRLIGESKLEQTDEAEQFVRFIAQEATPIALKIRDIERESAADEKLSVVRDCVESGHWENCPAEFKPVRNELCVVGKLVLRGWRLVIPESLRKQTVDLGHEGHQGIVKTKERLRSKVWWPGIDRDADRKCRTCHGCQLVGRAEKPEPPKRFDLPSSAWQDTALDLLGPMPDGEYIVAIVDYYSRFFEIDIVKTITSAKMIECLEPIFTRYGYPELLKTDNGAQLISAEFESYLRENGIEHRTSTPLWPQANGEIEKQNRTMLKAMRIAHAEGKDWVKELNRLLLAYRTTPHSTTGVTPAKLMFGREIRSKVPQYSESSYQRELAARDRDAELKQKGKDYADNRRNARECEILVDEKVLMQQQKKGKLSTRFAEKPCVVVQKYGNEVTVRSDKGKIYKRNTAQLKKFHEQNVEPEKDVSQEQPITVDIEQDALSDCDSNDDSVPQESTVKLPNVRRSGRVRRPPAHFSDYELG, from the coding sequence ATGCTAGTCCAAAAACAGAACGGTGTGAAAAGGGTCATCAGTTATGCCAGTCGAAGCCTATCTCGAGTGGAGCGCCGATATTCACAAACGGAGAAGGAAGCTTTAGGGATTGTGTGGTTATGCGAGAGATTTCATGCTTATGTGTATGGTATACACTTTGAAATCGCCACCGATCACAAACCGCTCCTGTACATTTATGCGCCAAAATCCAAACCTTGTGCTAGAGTAGAAAGATGGGTTCTGAGACTCCAGTCTTATGATTTCACCATAAAGCACATCCCTGGAAAACAGATGGTGGCTGATGCGCTGTCCAGACTCATTGGTGAGTCTAAGCTTGAACAGACTGATGAAGCAGAACAATTTGTGCGTTTCATTGCGCAGGAGGCTACTCCTATAGCCCTCAAAATTCGTGATATTGAGCGCGAATCCGCCGCTGACGAAAAACTTTCAGTTGTCCGTGATTGTGTTGAATCAGGTCACTGGGAGAATTGCCCAGCTGAGTTTAAACCGGTTAGGAATGAACTGTGTGTCGTTGGCAAGCTCGTGCTGCGTGGCTGGAGACTTGTTATCCCTGAATCATTGAGGAAACAAACTGTAGATTTAGGACACGAAGGCCACCAGGGTATTGTGAAAACTAAGGAGAGACTCAGGTCCAAAGTATGGTGGCCCGGCATTGATCGTGACGCAGATAGAAAATGTCGCACGTGTCATGGGTGTCAGCTAGTCGGACGAGCTGAAAAACCAGAACCTCCAAAGCGCTTTGATCTGCCAAGTTCAGCTTGGCAAGATACCGCCTTAGACTTACTAGGTCCAATGCCTGATGGAGAGTACATTGTGGCAATAGTGGATTACTACAGCCGGTTCTTTGAAATAGACATTGTAAAGACAATAACCTCAGCAAAAATGATCGAGTGCTTGGAACCGATATTCACCCGTTATGGATATCCAGAGTTGCTGAAAACCGATAATGGGGCACAACTCATTTCTGCTGAATTCGAGTCATACCTTCGCGAAAATGGTATTGAGCATAGAACCAGTACTCCATTGTGGCCTCAGGCAAATGGAGAAATTGAGAAACAGAATAGGACAATGCTAAAAGCTATGAGAATAGCACATGCCGAAGGGAAAGACTGGGTGAAAGAACTGAACAGACTACTTCTTGCGTATAGGACAACGCCACACTCAACTACTGGGGTCACACCCGCAAAACTAATGTTCGGTCGCGAAATACGATCAAAAGTGCCGCAATACTCTGAAAGCAGTTACCAGCGTGAACTAGCAGCCCGAGATCGCGATGCAGAGTTaaaacaaaagggaaaagacTATGCGGACAATCGTAGAAATGCGCGTGAATGTGAAATATTAGTTGATGAAAAAGTTCTCATGCAACAACAAAAGAAGGGCAAACTGTCAACTAGATTTGCTGAGAAGCCATGTGTTGTCGTGCAGAAATACGGGAACGAGGTTACTGTCCGATCCGACAAAGGAAAAATCTACAAGAGGAACACGGCGCAGTTGAAAAAGTTTCATGAACAAAACGTGGAACCTGAGAAGGACGTTAGTCAGGAACAACCCATTACTGTAGATATTGAACAGGATGCGCTGTCAGATTGTGACTCTAATGATGACTCAGTGCCGCAAGAGTCAACGGTTAAATTGCCGAATGTGCGCAGGTCAGGTAGGGTACGCCGCCCACCAGCTCATTTTAGTGACTATGAATTGGGCTAA